A single region of the Rhodoligotrophos defluvii genome encodes:
- a CDS encoding DUF6894 family protein, whose protein sequence is MSRIGASVMEPRMARYYFDIDDGERFTRDEMGQEIETRASLRAKAIRALPDIAQDKLPNGDRHVFVVTVRDEHNTPVFRASLSLDTEWLV, encoded by the coding sequence TTGAGCAGGATCGGCGCATCAGTGATGGAGCCGAGGATGGCGCGGTATTATTTTGATATCGATGACGGCGAGCGATTCACCAGGGACGAAATGGGGCAGGAGATCGAAACACGCGCCAGCCTGCGCGCGAAGGCCATTCGCGCCCTGCCCGATATTGCTCAAGACAAGCTCCCCAACGGCGATCGCCATGTGTTCGTCGTGACCGTTCGCGATGAGCACAATACGCCGGTCTTTCGCGCTTCCCTGTCTCTCGACACCGAATGGCTCGTCTGA
- a CDS encoding Crp/Fnr family transcriptional regulator has translation MHNPMILRLEHGADLTDTDRTKLAELSASWHSAEAKIDLIREYEEPEHVRIVLEGFACRYKILANGRRSIVAFLVPGDFCDLHVPILGEMDHSIGTITSCKVVEISHPAINDVTERFPRIARALWWSSLVDEGTLRAWLATMGQLPADKQMAHLFCELHLRLKVVGYVSGTTFPMPMSQEDLADALGISTVHANRVLQQLREDGLVVLRGKMLTIPDPERLTEFAEFHPNYLHLNRKSKLGRAMPEEPVT, from the coding sequence CTGCGGCTCGAGCACGGGGCCGACCTCACCGACACCGATCGAACCAAGCTTGCCGAGCTCAGCGCCAGCTGGCACAGCGCAGAGGCCAAGATCGACCTGATCCGGGAATATGAGGAGCCCGAGCATGTGCGGATCGTGCTCGAAGGCTTTGCCTGCCGCTACAAGATCCTGGCGAATGGCCGCCGCTCGATCGTCGCCTTCCTGGTGCCCGGAGACTTCTGCGATCTTCACGTGCCGATCCTCGGCGAAATGGATCACTCGATCGGCACCATTACCAGCTGCAAGGTCGTAGAAATCTCCCATCCGGCCATAAACGACGTGACCGAGCGCTTTCCGCGGATTGCGCGGGCGCTGTGGTGGTCGAGCCTGGTGGACGAGGGCACCCTGCGCGCCTGGCTTGCCACCATGGGCCAGCTCCCGGCCGACAAGCAGATGGCACATCTCTTCTGCGAGCTCCACCTGCGGCTGAAAGTGGTCGGCTATGTCAGCGGCACCACCTTTCCGATGCCGATGAGCCAGGAGGACCTGGCGGATGCTCTCGGGATCTCGACCGTTCATGCAAATCGTGTGCTTCAGCAACTTAGGGAAGACGGATTGGTTGTATTACGAGGCAAGATGCTGACCATCCCCGATCCCGAACGGCTGACCGAGTTTGCGGAGTTCCATCCCAACTACCTTCACTTGAACCGGAAATCGAAACTGGGCCGAGCGATGCCCGAAGAGCCCGTCACCTGA